In Leptotrichia sp. oral taxon 221, the DNA window CTGCTCCTGTATCAATATTTTTTTCTGGAAGTGGCACAAGTGAACCGTCTTCAAGTCTATTCCATTCAGTAAACACAAGATTCCAAATTTCTAAAAATCTATCTCCTTCATCTCCTGGCTTACAGTTAATTTCCTCATTATTTTTCCCCATATTTTGTGTATCATAATAAATTTCACTACAAGGCCCACAAGAACCTACAGGTCCAGCTGCCCACCAGTTATCTTCTTCTCCAAGTCTAACAATTCTATCTTCAGGCACTCCAATTTCCTTATTCCAAATTTCATAAGCCTCATCGTCTGTTTTATAAACAGAAACATAAAGTCTTTCTGGATCTAATTTCAAAACTTTTGTTATATATTCCCAAGACCATTCAATCGCTTCCTTTTTAAAGTAATCCCCAAACGAAAAATTCCCCAGCATTTCAAAAAATGTATGGTGTCTAGGCGTTCTTCCTACATTTTCCAAATCGTTAGTTCTTATACATTTTTGATAAGTCGTAATTCTTGGAAACGGAGCTTCCTTCTCTCCCAAGAAAAATGGCTTAAACGGCACCATCCCAGCAACCGTCAACAACAAACTTTTATCATCTGGTATTAACGAAGCACTTTCAAAATGTTTATGCTCCTTTGATTTAAAAAAATCTACAAAACTTTTTCTTATTTCATTTCCTGTCATTATTTATCTGAGATTGTAAAAACAACCTCTCTCCTTTCTTAATTTATCTTCTTATTTATTTTTTAATATTTTAAAATCATTATTTTTAATTAATATCGCTTCTTTATTATTTATTAATTCCAAATCTAATTTATCCTTATACAATTCAACTATTTTTTCAGAACTTTCTGCAAACGGTTCTTCGCCAAAATGAGGAACTATATAAAAATCTATCAAATTCATTCCCGTGTAATCACTCAGTTCCTTTGCCAATGTTTTATCATCTGCAAGAGAAGCATATTCGATATTAGGACCTGTTATTACAGACCCTGCCGATTCTCCGATATAAAGCAATCCATTTTCTATTCTTTCCTTCAAATAAGAAATTAAATTTTTTCTTTTCAATTCTTGTAATAAATAAAATGTATTTCCACCAGAAATAAAGATTATCTCTGCCTTCGATAATTTCTCCTTCACAGTTTTTTCTGAAAAAACAGAAATATCAAAATTATCCACTGCATATCCAATATCCTCAAAAGCCTTCTCTGTAAGATACATATAATTCTTATATTCTTCCACATTAGCTGCTGTCGGAATAAATAATATTTTTTTACTTTTAGCATTTTTATCCAAAAATTCTTTTACAAATCCTATACTTTCGTATAAAGATGATGTCAAAATCATATTTTTCAAAAAAATCAACCTCCTAATCCAACTTGAAGTTATCTCCAAGGTAAACTCTTCTGGCAGTTTCATCATTCGCAATTTGCTCACCAGTTCCAGAAATCAAGATTGTCCCTTCAGCCATTATATATGCTCTTTCAGTAATTCTCAATGTTTCACGCACATTATGGTCTGTAATTAAAACTCCTA includes these proteins:
- a CDS encoding Type 1 glutamine amidotransferase-like domain-containing protein; this encodes MKNMILTSSLYESIGFVKEFLDKNAKSKKILFIPTAANVEEYKNYMYLTEKAFEDIGYAVDNFDISVFSEKTVKEKLSKAEIIFISGGNTFYLLQELKRKNLISYLKERIENGLLYIGESAGSVITGPNIEYASLADDKTLAKELSDYTGMNLIDFYIVPHFGEEPFAESSEKIVELYKDKLDLELINNKEAILIKNNDFKILKNK